In Oscillatoria acuminata PCC 6304, a single window of DNA contains:
- a CDS encoding phycobiliprotein lyase, translating into MTSINLAQSTQKSLIADFFQKSEGRWHSDRRYYTLPEGNTQEMVSLITVRFLEPGSPELIELAKRHQLPEQNALTCGSEVSWESRDSVSGKKKSAGSTLFGARENILYRDRGFLTRDPVQATFYFVNPQTLCLKTEYNGSVFEEELKLIGDLYRTRQTIISRAGEQQTIGQYLEKRIEE; encoded by the coding sequence ATGACTTCGATCAACCTAGCCCAATCGACCCAGAAATCCCTGATTGCTGATTTTTTCCAAAAATCCGAGGGCCGGTGGCATTCCGATCGCCGCTACTATACCTTACCCGAGGGGAATACCCAGGAAATGGTGAGCTTAATTACGGTGCGGTTTTTAGAACCCGGGAGTCCAGAACTTATAGAACTAGCAAAACGCCATCAACTGCCGGAACAGAATGCGCTTACCTGCGGCAGTGAAGTCTCCTGGGAAAGTAGAGACTCGGTTTCCGGCAAAAAGAAATCTGCGGGGAGTACCTTGTTTGGCGCAAGAGAAAATATCCTCTATCGCGATCGCGGTTTTTTAACTCGGGACCCGGTACAAGCAACCTTTTACTTTGTCAATCCTCAAACCTTGTGCCTGAAAACCGAATATAATGGCTCGGTCTTTGAGGAAGAATTAAAACTGATTGGCGATCTCTATCGGACCCGCCAAACGATTATTTCTCGCGCCGGAGAACAACAAACCATCGGTCAGTATTTAGAAAAACGTATCGAAGAATAG
- a CDS encoding extracellular solute-binding protein yields MNRRSFLMSLSTLALAQVLSGCGTVDRQTLKILLLKSSIPAQAMGEFRKQLDNRAVLNFSPAAQLDELFRLLQQWKNSPSNNSGRRWNLPLPWINRDAGPSNLADLVTLGNYWLERAIAQELILPLDPTPLDQWDNLPSQWQTLVRRNAEGQLDPEGQVWGAPYRWGTTVIAYRVDRFRNLGWTPQDWSDLWRPELRDRLSLLDSPREVIGLTLKTLGHSYNRDRLDDLPELQEQLLALHRQARLYSSDAYLQPLLLGDTWVAVGWSTDILATMQRNPQIRAVVPPSGTALWSELWVRPAGPNPVNPETPTPASSLANQWINFCWNPEMAVQLSQLSKAASPMLLNRDRGELPNALQTNGILLPTAEAIANSEFIEPLTPEIAETYEALWREIRLS; encoded by the coding sequence GTGAATCGAAGATCTTTTTTAATGAGCCTCAGTACCCTCGCCCTTGCTCAAGTGTTGAGTGGATGTGGGACTGTTGATCGCCAAACTCTCAAAATTTTGCTGTTGAAAAGTTCCATTCCCGCCCAAGCAATGGGGGAATTCCGCAAGCAACTGGATAACCGGGCGGTTTTAAACTTTTCCCCTGCGGCGCAGTTAGACGAGTTGTTTCGACTGCTGCAACAGTGGAAAAACTCCCCATCCAATAACTCGGGTCGCCGATGGAATTTACCTTTACCTTGGATCAATCGGGATGCTGGACCCTCAAACTTGGCTGATTTGGTGACGTTAGGAAATTACTGGTTAGAACGGGCGATCGCCCAAGAACTGATTCTCCCCCTGGACCCTACCCCCCTGGACCAATGGGACAACCTCCCCTCCCAATGGCAAACCTTGGTCCGACGAAATGCTGAGGGACAACTGGACCCCGAGGGTCAGGTTTGGGGCGCACCCTATCGTTGGGGAACCACGGTGATTGCCTATCGGGTGGATAGATTCAGAAATTTAGGCTGGACCCCCCAAGATTGGAGTGATTTGTGGCGTCCGGAACTGCGCGATCGCCTCTCGTTGCTGGACAGTCCCCGGGAAGTGATTGGCTTAACCCTCAAAACCCTCGGTCACTCCTACAATCGCGATCGCCTTGATGATCTCCCGGAACTTCAAGAACAACTCCTCGCACTCCATCGCCAAGCTAGACTCTATAGTTCCGATGCCTATCTCCAACCCTTACTGCTTGGGGATACTTGGGTGGCTGTGGGATGGTCCACCGATATCCTGGCAACCATGCAGCGCAATCCTCAAATTCGCGCTGTGGTTCCTCCCTCGGGCACGGCGTTATGGTCAGAATTGTGGGTCCGACCGGCAGGACCCAATCCGGTGAACCCAGAAACACCAACCCCTGCCTCCTCTTTGGCAAACCAATGGATTAATTTTTGCTGGAATCCGGAAATGGCAGTTCAGCTTTCTCAATTGAGTAAAGCCGCCTCTCCGATGTTACTGAACCGGGACCGAGGGGAGTTACCCAACGCCTTGCAAACCAATGGGATACTTTTACCGACTGCTGAGGCGATCGCCAATAGCGAATTTATCGAACCCCTCACCCCCGAGATTGCGGAAACCTATGAAGCCCTCTGGCGGGAAATCCGTCTGAGTTGA
- a CDS encoding aldo/keto reductase: MDYRRFGKTNLALSIFTLGTMRYLASPENAIATIKAAVKRGINHIETARGYGNSEEYLGVALMELLQGNSPLQREQLYITTKLSPVGNAEEVERYIDESLDRLKVNYLDGLAIHGINTRQHLEWVLDDHGGMQGINQALRDGRVRHLGFSTHGSLDLILATLNTDLFQFINLHYYYFFQRNAAAIALAHQKDLGIFIISPADKGGKLHTPPEQLSQLCHPLTPLEFNYQFLLSDPRITSLSLGAANPEELTLLDRLSLLQNAIDQNDSTAIPIPQDTINRLETHATKVLGSDQCSQCYACLPCPETINIPEILRLRNLAVAYSMTDYGQYRYSMFENAGHWFPGMKGNRCSNCGDCLPRCPEQLNIPALLEDTHDRLKGKSGRRLWG; this comes from the coding sequence GTGGATTACCGTCGATTTGGAAAAACCAATCTAGCTCTGTCTATTTTTACCCTGGGAACGATGCGATATTTGGCGTCCCCGGAAAATGCGATCGCCACAATCAAAGCAGCGGTGAAACGGGGAATCAACCATATAGAAACCGCCCGAGGATATGGCAACAGTGAAGAATATCTCGGAGTTGCCCTAATGGAATTGTTGCAGGGTAACTCACCCTTGCAGCGAGAACAATTGTACATCACCACTAAACTCTCGCCTGTCGGGAATGCGGAAGAAGTGGAACGGTACATTGATGAATCCTTAGACCGCCTCAAGGTAAATTATCTCGATGGGTTGGCCATTCATGGCATTAATACCCGCCAACATTTAGAATGGGTATTAGATGATCACGGAGGAATGCAGGGGATTAACCAAGCTCTGAGGGATGGTCGAGTTCGACATCTGGGATTTTCTACTCATGGCAGTTTAGACTTAATTTTAGCCACCCTTAATACCGATTTATTTCAATTTATCAATCTGCATTATTACTATTTCTTCCAGCGCAATGCTGCCGCTATTGCCCTAGCGCATCAAAAAGATTTAGGCATTTTTATTATTTCCCCGGCAGACAAAGGGGGAAAACTCCATACCCCACCGGAACAACTCTCCCAACTCTGTCATCCCTTAACTCCCCTAGAATTTAACTATCAGTTTTTGTTAAGTGACCCGCGCATTACCAGCTTAAGTCTCGGTGCCGCCAACCCCGAAGAACTCACCTTACTCGATCGCCTGTCCCTTCTCCAGAATGCGATCGACCAAAACGACAGTACAGCTATCCCCATCCCACAAGACACCATCAACCGCCTAGAAACCCATGCCACCAAAGTTCTAGGTTCAGATCAATGTAGTCAATGTTATGCCTGTTTGCCTTGTCCGGAAACTATTAATATTCCCGAAATTTTACGATTAAGAAATCTCGCCGTCGCCTACTCGATGACCGACTATGGTCAATACCGATATTCCATGTTTGAAAATGCCGGACATTGGTTTCCCGGCATGAAAGGAAATCGATGTAGCAATTGTGGAGATTGTTTACCTCGATGTCCGGAACAACTGAATATTCCAGCACTCTTAGAAGATACTCACGATCGCCTCAAGGGTAAATCCGGTCGGCGGTTATGGGGGTAA
- a CDS encoding bifunctional nuclease family protein, giving the protein MIEMKVAGIALDAATRSPIVLLRDAGDRRALPIYIGQDQARSIISALESQKPPRPLTHDLMVNILEEYELSLDRIIIHTLQDNTFYAVLKLRHGEVLKEIDARPSDAIALALRTNSPIWVMEEVVADASIPVDREADEAERQAFRDFVSNISPEDFIQRKEFGSGSGEVQES; this is encoded by the coding sequence ATGATTGAGATGAAAGTCGCTGGAATTGCATTAGATGCAGCAACAAGGAGTCCCATAGTGCTGCTCAGAGACGCCGGAGATCGACGAGCTCTGCCGATCTATATAGGCCAAGATCAGGCTAGGTCAATTATTAGCGCCCTTGAAAGCCAAAAACCGCCTAGACCTTTGACCCATGATCTCATGGTCAATATCCTAGAAGAATATGAGCTTAGTTTAGACCGGATTATTATTCATACTTTACAAGACAATACGTTTTATGCCGTCCTGAAACTTCGTCACGGAGAAGTGCTCAAGGAAATTGATGCTCGGCCTTCCGATGCGATCGCCTTAGCACTGCGGACCAACAGTCCAATCTGGGTGATGGAAGAAGTGGTGGCGGATGCCTCGATTCCCGTGGATCGAGAAGCGGATGAAGCAGAACGGCAAGCGTTCCGTGATTTTGTCTCTAACATTAGCCCGGAAGATTTCATTCAGCGTAAGGAATTTGGTTCCGGTAGTGGAGAAGTGCAAGAATCGTAG
- the ribE gene encoding riboflavin synthase, with the protein MFTGLIQGLGTIEATGTENLKISCHSGAETVLTDLELGDSVAVDGVCLTVVEILPRGFVAIASPETLDRTTLGTVSHTYVNLETSLRVGSKLGGHFVTGHVDAIGCLQQSIQTASSWSMTFTAPPGSPSLWQRQIAPYLVPKGSIAVNGISLTIADCDEQGTYFTAAVIPHSYGETNLRYLQLGHWVNLEADILGKYVGKFIRSSFGSPLSDIPSDDVTPSLSFDQISPSFLAEHGYL; encoded by the coding sequence ATGTTTACCGGATTAATTCAGGGATTAGGCACGATTGAGGCGACTGGGACAGAAAATCTCAAAATTTCCTGTCATTCCGGCGCGGAAACGGTGCTCACGGATTTAGAATTAGGGGATAGCGTCGCCGTTGATGGGGTTTGTTTAACCGTCGTCGAGATTCTGCCCCGAGGTTTTGTGGCGATCGCCTCCCCGGAAACCCTCGATCGCACCACCCTCGGAACTGTTTCCCATACCTACGTCAATCTCGAAACCTCTCTGCGCGTCGGCAGTAAATTAGGCGGTCATTTTGTCACGGGTCATGTGGATGCGATCGGCTGTCTGCAACAGTCCATTCAAACCGCCAGTTCCTGGTCCATGACCTTCACTGCACCCCCCGGTTCCCCATCCCTATGGCAGCGCCAAATTGCCCCCTATCTCGTTCCCAAAGGCAGCATTGCAGTCAATGGCATCAGTCTCACCATCGCTGACTGTGATGAACAAGGCACTTACTTTACTGCTGCGGTTATCCCCCACAGCTATGGCGAAACTAACTTGCGCTATCTCCAACTCGGTCACTGGGTTAACCTAGAAGCCGATATTTTAGGCAAATATGTCGGTAAATTCATCCGTTCGAGTTTCGGTTCTCCTCTGTCTGACATCCCCTCCGATGATGTCACTCCCTCCCTTTCTTTTGACCAAATTTCCCCCTCTTTTCTGGCAGAACATGGCTATCTTTAA
- a CDS encoding M23 family metallopeptidase produces the protein MSQRNQLSRTPLSIICQVSLLLQGLALIPSLSLLGGDTDANAQTPSDAADPFGQAEMAPPPVESLPSEPEVSTSAELLQPLEGSDYSVSGFVEETPADPWFAEDASPDPLDSAGVTPWSPESDLAPETLRAQPDPIGDYTREAIAPPEDYPTPETASAESTLQNIHQSNLYVDPTDYSLPTPNNPPAAEANALATPASEESDSFTATAPPPPELVEQAAGVGEPIPVAASQEIEQHRYTEDQLPVPASIQQAQQANLYSPTLQPLEPPAIAAPVGTVSAPAEPVYYTEPEPSYAALPQVPVRTGNAYPQASAKADIDGIHYRTKTAARNFDWNRLRRSKRPGNGNTSMIFPLAIPAEITSLFGWRIHPIFGDSRFHSGMDFGAPTGTPVVAAYSGTVSIADWMGGYGQTVVLQHQNSTLETLYAHLSNIFVQPGEVVEQGQVIGEVGNTGNSTGPHLHFELRELTPEGWMAMDPGTQLEYALAQFIQSLETVPQIATSASDNSTLMTLPSLEMPAPPPPVAFLNSPVNLETASTTLLDVPTPPPLPLPPVPVTLEITIPQTE, from the coding sequence ATGAGCCAGCGAAATCAACTTTCCCGCACTCCTTTAAGTATTATTTGTCAGGTTTCTCTCCTGTTGCAGGGACTCGCTTTGATTCCCTCCCTCAGCTTGTTGGGTGGAGACACAGATGCTAATGCACAGACCCCATCAGATGCAGCAGACCCTTTTGGTCAAGCTGAAATGGCTCCCCCGCCTGTTGAATCGCTTCCCTCTGAACCGGAAGTTTCCACTAGCGCCGAACTCTTACAACCCTTAGAAGGTTCTGATTATTCAGTCTCGGGATTCGTTGAGGAAACCCCTGCTGACCCTTGGTTTGCCGAAGATGCCTCTCCGGACCCCTTAGATAGTGCCGGGGTAACCCCTTGGTCTCCTGAATCTGACTTGGCCCCTGAGACTCTGAGGGCGCAACCGGACCCGATTGGAGATTACACCCGCGAGGCGATCGCCCCCCCGGAAGATTATCCGACTCCGGAAACCGCCAGCGCTGAATCCACCCTCCAGAATATCCACCAAAGCAATCTTTACGTCGATCCCACGGATTATAGTCTCCCCACCCCCAATAACCCCCCTGCTGCCGAAGCTAATGCCTTAGCTACACCAGCATCGGAAGAGTCGGACTCCTTCACTGCCACTGCACCCCCTCCGCCAGAATTGGTGGAACAGGCAGCAGGGGTTGGCGAACCCATCCCGGTAGCAGCATCCCAAGAGATTGAACAGCATCGTTACACCGAGGACCAACTGCCGGTTCCGGCATCCATTCAGCAAGCACAACAGGCCAATCTCTACAGTCCCACGTTACAACCCCTGGAACCCCCGGCGATCGCTGCCCCTGTAGGTACAGTCTCTGCACCTGCTGAACCCGTTTACTATACAGAACCCGAACCCTCCTACGCCGCACTGCCGCAAGTCCCGGTTAGGACGGGCAATGCCTACCCCCAAGCGTCAGCAAAAGCTGACATTGATGGCATTCACTATCGCACCAAAACCGCTGCGCGCAACTTTGACTGGAATCGCCTCAGACGGTCCAAGCGTCCCGGGAACGGCAACACCAGCATGATTTTCCCTCTGGCAATTCCCGCTGAAATTACCTCCTTATTTGGCTGGCGGATCCATCCGATTTTTGGAGATAGCCGCTTCCACTCCGGTATGGACTTCGGTGCACCGACTGGAACTCCTGTTGTTGCTGCCTATAGCGGCACAGTTTCGATCGCCGATTGGATGGGAGGCTATGGTCAAACCGTGGTTCTCCAACACCAAAATTCCACCCTGGAAACGCTCTATGCTCACCTCTCCAATATCTTTGTCCAACCTGGAGAAGTCGTGGAACAGGGTCAAGTCATTGGAGAAGTCGGCAATACCGGCAACTCCACCGGACCTCACCTCCACTTTGAACTGCGGGAGTTAACTCCTGAAGGTTGGATGGCAATGGATCCAGGCACGCAATTAGAATATGCCCTCGCCCAATTCATTCAGTCCCTAGAGACAGTCCCCCAAATTGCCACTTCCGCCTCGGATAACTCCACGCTCATGACCCTACCTTCTTTAGAGATGCCTGCACCCCCTCCCCCCGTGGCATTCTTGAATTCTCCCGTTAATCTGGAAACGGCTTCCACCACCTTACTGGATGTTCCCACTCCCCCCCCACTCCCTCTCCCTCCGGTTCCAGTCACCTTAGAGATCACGATTCCTCAGACTGAGTAA
- a CDS encoding biotin--[acetyl-CoA-carboxylase] ligase, protein MGLNQDDIENILRGLRSQHTVNPGMTDGGFASHPSLSPSSLDFSIQICDQVTSTNETLWTLLADGAPPGTVVIATRQTAGKGQRGRQWESSPGGLYLSLALTPNLNARDALLLTLCSAWGLATTFRAYNIPVSLKWPNDLILEGYKLGGILTETKIHQGQITKAVVGVGINWSNPVPETGISLQRFLGDRPYPEITSLEMLAALTLWAVASGYQTFDQKGVGTLLPSYQNLMVGIGQPVAVEGSAGVVLGVSDTGELRVRLKRSPASEPNSAFTSASNPEEIELMPGTINQGYPILRA, encoded by the coding sequence GTGGGCCTGAATCAAGACGATATAGAAAATATTCTGCGGGGTCTGCGATCGCAGCACACCGTTAATCCTGGAATGACCGACGGGGGTTTCGCTTCACACCCGTCCTTGTCGCCGTCATCCCTTGACTTTTCTATTCAAATTTGCGATCAAGTCACCTCCACCAATGAAACCCTCTGGACCCTCCTTGCCGACGGTGCTCCCCCAGGAACGGTGGTCATTGCTACTCGTCAAACTGCGGGAAAAGGACAGCGGGGACGTCAGTGGGAATCATCCCCGGGCGGTCTTTATCTCTCCCTGGCCCTAACCCCGAACCTCAATGCTCGGGATGCACTGCTGCTGACCCTCTGTAGCGCTTGGGGACTGGCAACCACGTTCCGCGCCTACAATATCCCAGTTAGCCTAAAATGGCCCAATGACCTGATTCTGGAGGGCTACAAATTAGGGGGCATCCTCACCGAGACCAAAATCCATCAGGGACAAATTACCAAAGCTGTCGTCGGAGTGGGCATTAATTGGTCCAACCCAGTCCCCGAAACCGGGATTAGCTTACAACGTTTCCTAGGCGATCGCCCTTATCCTGAGATAACATCTCTGGAAATGTTAGCGGCCCTCACCCTGTGGGCAGTCGCCTCCGGATATCAAACGTTTGATCAGAAAGGAGTAGGGACTTTACTCCCCTCCTACCAAAACCTGATGGTTGGCATCGGTCAACCCGTTGCGGTAGAAGGGTCGGCAGGGGTTGTCCTCGGCGTCAGCGATACGGGAGAACTGCGTGTTCGTCTCAAGCGATCGCCGGCATCGGAACCCAACTCTGCTTTTACAAGTGCTTCTAATCCAGAAGAAATTGAGTTGATGCCCGGTACAATTAACCAGGGGTATCCCATTCTCAGGGCCTAA
- the pgeF gene encoding peptidoglycan editing factor PgeF — MHTWHWRNWNGLPYLTCSLLEPWPHGFFTQQFWPRSPEELVEVLQPTASVYRVKQVHGNTVLSTETLTPQVREDELEEDAPQKPEADGLMSAGSSEALWVCSADCSPVLIGDMRSGQVAALHSGWRGTADNIVAVAIADMVNQGSQLEELRVAIGPAISGPVYQVNTEVAIQTCASLVDLDHPEDILKTVQDFDNSPILPDSEPGKARLDVRRTIELQLEQLGITSAQVAISPHCTYQDPENFFSYRRDGLKKVQWSGIVSR, encoded by the coding sequence ATGCATACTTGGCACTGGCGGAATTGGAACGGACTGCCCTATTTGACTTGTAGTTTACTGGAACCCTGGCCTCACGGCTTTTTTACCCAACAATTTTGGCCGCGATCGCCCGAGGAATTGGTGGAGGTGTTGCAACCCACAGCATCGGTGTATCGCGTCAAACAGGTGCATGGAAATACGGTGTTGAGTACCGAGACTTTGACTCCCCAGGTTCGAGAAGATGAATTAGAAGAGGATGCGCCACAGAAACCGGAGGCGGATGGGTTGATGAGTGCAGGGTCATCGGAAGCACTCTGGGTTTGTAGTGCAGATTGTTCGCCGGTATTGATTGGGGATATGCGATCGGGACAGGTGGCGGCATTGCATTCCGGATGGCGAGGGACAGCAGACAATATTGTAGCGGTGGCGATCGCTGATATGGTGAACCAAGGGAGTCAGTTGGAGGAATTACGAGTGGCGATCGGGCCCGCCATTTCCGGCCCAGTGTATCAAGTCAACACCGAAGTCGCCATCCAAACCTGTGCCAGTCTAGTTGATTTAGACCATCCTGAAGACATTTTAAAAACCGTTCAAGACTTCGATAATTCTCCCATCTTACCCGATTCCGAACCCGGAAAAGCACGGCTAGATGTCCGCCGAACCATTGAGTTACAGTTAGAGCAATTGGGAATAACGTCCGCGCAAGTTGCTATTTCTCCCCATTGCACCTATCAAGACCCAGAAAACTTCTTTTCCTACCGCCGAGACGGACTCAAAAAAGTCCAATGGTCAGGAATTGTTTCCCGGTAA
- a CDS encoding AAA family ATPase, translating into MRIDKLIIHNFKKFSEYSLELHPKFTLLIGDNGTGKTSLLDALAIAAGVWLVNPPDSTLSNSKRNILPNEIRLKPIKHAGITRFFECKPVIIQAIGMIHEDYSYYNHWCRQIKINGSRTSNTEAKRVIDSISILFKRDQFGEMIWFPVIGYYGAGRTWLPSNVSRKTAKLEQGINRRWEAFYDCFEERIRLADLQTWFQKEAIAALQRSGKMRPSYDVVKWAILRCIPGADDLWFDGDRAEIVISLEHQPIPFSNLSAGQKMMVALIADIAIKVVNQNTKFLPEVIDPNPEIIPPILQQTPGLVLIDEIDVHLHPKWQRRIVNDLKTTFPSIQFVCTTHSPQVIGQIEPECLRILYEDNTGKICTITPKQGLGMDSSWILQNLMGASARDIKIEQDLEQIFDTINDENYSQARELIQTLKQKVGDFPELQEATSFLDRLELLKDYETD; encoded by the coding sequence ATGAGAATTGATAAATTAATTATCCATAACTTTAAAAAATTCTCAGAGTATAGTTTAGAACTTCATCCCAAATTTACCCTGCTCATCGGTGACAATGGGACGGGGAAAACCAGCCTATTAGATGCTTTGGCGATTGCGGCTGGGGTATGGCTGGTCAATCCACCGGATAGCACTCTTTCTAATAGCAAACGAAATATATTGCCGAATGAGATTCGATTAAAACCTATTAAACACGCTGGAATTACCAGGTTTTTTGAATGTAAACCTGTGATTATTCAAGCAATAGGAATGATTCACGAGGATTATTCTTATTACAATCATTGGTGTAGACAAATCAAAATAAACGGTTCTCGGACCTCGAATACAGAGGCAAAACGAGTCATTGATTCGATTAGCATACTGTTCAAAAGAGACCAATTTGGAGAAATGATTTGGTTCCCGGTGATTGGTTATTATGGAGCGGGTCGAACTTGGCTGCCTTCTAACGTAAGTCGTAAAACCGCTAAATTGGAGCAAGGGATAAACCGCAGATGGGAGGCTTTTTATGATTGCTTTGAAGAACGCATCCGCCTCGCTGACTTGCAAACTTGGTTCCAGAAAGAGGCGATCGCAGCTTTACAACGCAGTGGAAAAATGCGCCCCAGCTATGATGTGGTGAAATGGGCCATTTTACGCTGTATTCCGGGAGCGGATGACCTTTGGTTTGATGGCGATCGGGCCGAAATTGTCATTTCTTTGGAACATCAACCCATCCCCTTCAGCAACCTAAGTGCAGGGCAAAAAATGATGGTTGCTCTAATTGCTGATATTGCCATAAAAGTCGTCAACCAAAATACTAAATTTTTGCCTGAAGTTATTGACCCCAATCCCGAAATTATTCCCCCTATTCTGCAACAAACACCGGGGTTAGTCCTGATTGATGAGATTGATGTGCATCTCCACCCTAAATGGCAGCGGCGTATCGTCAATGACCTGAAAACTACTTTTCCTTCCATTCAATTTGTTTGTACCACCCACTCCCCCCAAGTCATTGGTCAAATTGAACCCGAATGCCTGCGGATTCTCTATGAAGATAATACAGGTAAAATCTGTACCATTACCCCTAAGCAAGGGTTGGGGATGGATAGCTCATGGATTTTACAAAATTTGATGGGAGCATCAGCTAGAGATATTAAAATTGAACAAGATTTAGAGCAAATATTTGATACAATTAATGACGAAAACTATTCCCAAGCTAGAGAACTGATTCAAACCCTCAAACAAAAAGTGGGTGACTTTCCTGAACTGCAAGAAGCTACTTCATTTTTAGATAGACTTGAACTCTTAAAGGACTATGAAACGGATTAG
- a CDS encoding retron system putative HNH endonuclease, which translates to MKRIRKTHPPREFLEWLKENEGLDCSYAALQGKEAHIVLKNHLLREQGFICAYTGVSISEEESHIEHIKPQSVCRTVPNPGKTYLEDVEYRNMVACFPQDGGDVSHGYGAPIKGGWWNEEQFVSPCQEDCERRFIYGWRGKISPSQENDTAANTTIDILELNAKSLKDRRYRAIVGFFGFSSKYKTKELGQREAKALLTIIGKPNSGGKLQEFCFVFEQLSPKYIK; encoded by the coding sequence ATGAAACGGATTAGAAAAACCCATCCCCCTAGAGAATTTTTAGAGTGGCTTAAGGAAAATGAAGGGCTAGACTGTAGTTATGCAGCACTCCAAGGAAAAGAAGCACATATAGTTTTAAAAAATCATCTGTTAAGAGAACAAGGATTCATTTGTGCTTATACCGGGGTCAGCATATCCGAGGAAGAGTCTCATATTGAACATATTAAGCCGCAATCAGTTTGTAGAACAGTCCCCAATCCGGGAAAGACCTATTTAGAGGATGTTGAATACCGCAATATGGTCGCTTGCTTCCCACAAGATGGCGGGGATGTCTCTCATGGTTATGGTGCGCCAATCAAAGGAGGATGGTGGAATGAGGAACAATTTGTTTCACCCTGCCAAGAAGATTGTGAAAGAAGATTTATCTATGGATGGCGGGGGAAAATTTCTCCCTCTCAGGAGAATGACACGGCTGCTAATACAACGATTGATATCCTAGAATTAAATGCTAAATCGTTAAAAGATAGACGTTACCGAGCAATTGTGGGTTTCTTTGGCTTTAGCAGTAAATATAAAACAAAGGAGTTAGGTCAACGAGAGGCTAAAGCGCTATTAACCATAATTGGCAAGCCCAATTCAGGGGGGAAACTTCAAGAATTTTGCTTTGTTTTTGAGCAACTGTCGCCCAAATATATCAAGTAG
- a CDS encoding SDR family NAD(P)-dependent oxidoreductase, with amino-acid sequence MNQSQNALIIGASQGIGLGFVKKCLESPSISTLFATYRHPDSAAELLNLSRQHCDRLICLPLDITDEAQIQEMTGQIQAHSDSLHFVINCVGLLHDSTLQPEKSLRQINSENLMRYFQVNSIGAVLLAKHLLPFFQHNQRSIFATISAKVGSIGDNQLGGWYGYRASKAALNMLMRTVAVEYSRKGANAIVITLHPGTTDTRLSKPFQRNVPPEKLFPIEKTVSQLWTVLENLEQTDTGEFFSWDGTRLPW; translated from the coding sequence ATGAATCAATCCCAGAATGCTTTAATTATTGGTGCAAGTCAAGGAATCGGACTCGGGTTTGTGAAAAAATGCTTAGAAAGCCCAAGTATTTCTACCCTATTTGCCACCTATCGCCATCCCGACTCTGCCGCCGAATTATTAAACTTGAGTCGCCAACATTGCGATCGGTTAATTTGCCTACCTCTAGACATCACTGACGAAGCACAAATTCAAGAAATGACGGGTCAAATTCAAGCGCACAGTGATTCCCTGCATTTCGTCATTAATTGTGTCGGACTGTTACATGATTCTACCCTGCAACCGGAAAAAAGTTTGAGGCAAATCAACTCAGAAAACTTAATGCGATATTTTCAAGTCAATAGCATCGGCGCTGTCTTATTAGCTAAACATTTACTCCCCTTCTTCCAACATAATCAGCGCAGTATTTTCGCCACCATTTCCGCCAAAGTTGGCAGCATCGGAGATAATCAACTCGGTGGTTGGTATGGGTATCGCGCCTCAAAAGCTGCCTTAAATATGCTCATGCGAACCGTGGCAGTCGAATATTCCCGCAAAGGTGCAAATGCGATCGTCATCACCCTCCATCCCGGCACCACCGACACCCGCTTATCCAAACCCTTCCAGCGCAACGTCCCCCCAGAAAAATTATTCCCCATAGAAAAAACCGTCTCTCAACTCTGGACTGTTTTAGAAAACCTAGAACAAACCGATACAGGCGAGTTTTTCTCCTGGGACGGAACTCGTTTACCTTGGTGA